The Brettanomyces bruxellensis chromosome 8, complete sequence genome segment TGGAGGGGGCGGAGTCGGTTGTTCCCGGCATGAAGGCACTCATCGACACGTCTGTGGACCTCGGAGTGGAGGATGTGGTGATCGGCATGCCGCACAGGGGCCGGCTTAATATGTTGGCGAATGTGGTGCGTAAACCGGCCGAGGCGATCTTCTCGGAGTTCTCCGGGTCGACTCCTCAGGACGAGGGGTCTGGAGATGTCAAGTACCACTTGGGTATGAACTACGTGAGACCCACTACTTCCGGCAAGAGCGTGAACTTGTCGATTGTGGCCAATCCGTCGCACTTGGAGGCCGAGGACCCGGTGGTTTTGGGCCGGACTAGGGCCCTCCAGCACTTCAAGAACGACGTGGGCGAGTTCAACAAGGCACTCGGTGTTTTGTTCCACGGTGACGCGGCAATCGCCGCTCAGGGCGTCGTGTACGAGTCGATGGCGTTTTCGCACTTGCCGGCATTCTCCACCGGAGGCACTGTTCACGTCATAGTGAACAATCAGATCGGGTTCACGACGAACCCGGAGTTCGGCCGATCCACGCGGTACCCGTCGGACATCGCGAAGGCGTTCGATGCGCCGGTTTTCCACGTCAACGCGGACGATGTGGAGGCGGTGGTGTTCATGTTCAACTTGGCAGCCGAATGGAGAGAGACGTTCCACTCGGACGTTTTCTTGGACATTGTGGGCTACCGAAAGCACGGGCACAACGAGACGGACCAGCCATCGTTTACCCAGCCGTTGATGTACAAGCGGATTGCCCAGAAGAAGCAGGTGCTCGAGCTGTACGAGAAGCAGCTGCGGGACGAGGGCTTCTTCACGGATGCAGACATAGACGAGCACAAGCAGTGGGTGTGGAAGAAGCTCCAGGCGTTGTTCGACAAGGCCCGGGAGTATACGCCGGAGTCTCGGGAGTGGCTCACGGCCCCCTGGGAGGGCTTCAAGTCGCCCCGGGAGTTGGCCCGCGAGATTTTGCCGCATCTCCCCACTGCAGTGGACGAGGCCACGCTGAAAAGCATTGGTCGGGTGATCTCAACGCCTCCGGAGGGCTTCAAGATCCACCGGAACCTCAAGCGGGTGTTGAAGAGCCGGCTCAAGTCGATCGATGCGGGGAAGGGCATCGACTGGTCGACCGGCGAGGCCCTCGCACTTGGCTCGCTTGCCCTCGAAGGGTACCACGTTCGTGTCACGGGTGAGGATGTTGAAAGAGGCACTTTTTCACAGAGACACGCCGTGCTCCACGACCAGGACTCCGGGGCAACATACGTGCCCTTGAAGCACATCGGTGCCAGCCAGGGCGACTTCGTGATCTCGAACTCGCCGTTGTCCGAGTACGGTGCCTTGGGGTACGAGTACGGCTACTCGTTGGCCTCTCCGGATGCGTTTGTCGAGTGGGAGGCCCAGTTTGGCGACTTTGCCAATAACGCACAGTGCATCATCGACCAGTTTATCGCTGCTGGCGAGAGCAAGTGGAAGCAGCGGTCCGGTCTCGTGATGAGCTTGCCCCATGGGTACGATGGACAAGGTCCCGAGCACTCTTCTGCCCGTATCGAGCGATACTTGGAGCTCTGCAACGAGGAGCCGCGTGTTTTCCCAAGCCCGGAAAAGTTGGACCGGCAGCACCAGGACTGCAACATGCAGGTGGCCTACCCAACAACGCCGGCTTCGCTTTTTCACCTCATGAGAAGACAGATGCACCGCCAGTTCCGGAAGCCGttgatcatcttcttttcgaAGTCGTTGCTCCGGCACCCGTTGGCCCGGTCTGACCTGTCTGAGTTCACCGGAGACTCGCACTTCCCCTGGATCATCGAGGATAAGGAGCTCGGCAACTCCATCAACGACAAGCCCGGCATCAAGCGGCTTGTTCTCTGCTCCGGACAGGTGTACGCAACGCTTTTCAAGAAGCGTGAGGATCTTGGTGACAGAGAGACTGCGTTCCTCAAGGTTGAACAGTTCCACCCATTTCCATACGCTCTTCTCCGAGACGCTTTCAAGACTTACCCTGCCCTCGAGGACCTTGTCTGGTGCCAGGAGGAGCCCCTCAACATGGGTGCCTACTGGTACATGAAGCCAAGGTTGAATGCCACGCTCAAGGAGGCTGGTGTCGATCTTCCTTTGCGTTACGCGGGAAGAGACCCTTCTGCCTCCATTGCCACAGGCAACAAGAAGAGGCATCATGCTGAGGAGGAGGCTTTCCTGGCACAGGTCTGGAATAAATGAGCTAAtactcttttctttcttcacgTTCATGTTTCCTTTGTTCCACTTCATCCATAATTTGCTATGATACTTGTTTTTGCACTGCATTTGCCAGTGTGATATTTAAGGATTTCATATCtctgctttattttttctttggcaCTATATAAAATGTCTGTTAATTATGATATTCGTTCATGTTAAATGCTTAGATGTATGTAGATGAGAAGATGTGTGTGTGTGATGAGGTGGGATGATATGGGAGGAGATGTGATGATATGTAAAGATATGAGAGAATGTAATATTTCagttaattggtttaattGTGACACCTGTTGCTTTCGGAAGTTTGTGTTATAATAGTATTGACTGTCTTTGACGCTAAAGAAAGGgaagtaaaaagaactaaaTATGAAGGTAATATGAACGGgataaaaaggggaaatgcacatgcttaaatacctttgatCCTTATGTGCGAGGTTTTCTTGGGCACAAACAAGGTAAGGCAGCTTtatgtagacgcgactgtCGACTCATTAATTACAGAGAAGATGTCCGAAGATATGCGATAACATGTGATGATGTGAGAATATATAAAGATAGGAGAAATGATATTTAATGATATGTGAATATACCTAATGATGTGTGATGATATCTCAAGATGGGAGAGAAgggaggagaaaaataactttCGTTTAAGCACTTGCGAACTGAAGTCATATGCAAATCCCTAACCATTTCCTGGCAATtcaattcattttattcctaaaattattcaatttctcttttttatttttccccttatTCCtcctctttccttttttgttaCCATGGTATTGTCCGCATCCGGAAATCCCTCATTAGCGCTTCATCACTAAACTCCTCTCCACTCCTTACTTCTTCTAATACCCCCCTCCATATGTCCTTTAAATTGTAAATTTTATCCTTAATACATTCCACAATTATGAAGATATCGCTGTCCCTATTTGCCACCTTAAACTTAGCTGCCTTGTGCCTCGCTATTCATCCAATTCAAATTCACGAAAGACACTTCTATGACTCAGTAACTGGCAAGCCGGTAGGTATAAAACCCCCTTTTATCTGCTCATAACTCCTCTACTAACATCATCATTTCTTCagtttttcatcaaaggCGTCGACTACCAGCCAGGTGGGTCTTCAGGCGTGAGTTCAGAAAACGATCCACTTTCCGACATCGAGAAATGCTCAAGAGACATATATCTCTTTCAAAACTTGGGTATCAACACCATCCGGGTCTACTCCATAAACCCGGATCTAGACCACGATAAATGCATGACATTACTTGCCGAGGCTGGGATGTATCTTATCCTTGATGTGAATTCTCCAATGGGACATCAGCATTTAAACAGATATGAGCCCTGGTCAACCTACAATGAGCAGTACATGTCACACGTGTTCAAAGTTGTGACGCAGTTTTCTGCTTACAACAACACTTTGGCTTTCTTTGCCGGAAACGAGGTTGTCAACGATCGTGTATCGGCAAAAGTATCACCTGTGTATATCAAAGCTGTCATCAGAGATATGAAAGACTTCATGAGAAGAAATTCAATGAGAAAAGTACCTGTTGGTTACTCAGCAGCAGACGATTTGGACTACCGCATTTCCTTGGCCCAGTATCTCGCATGCTATGATACATCCACAGACGATCAGGTTGATTTCTACGGTGTCAATACATACCAATGGTGTGGACAACAGACTTTTTATTCTAGTGGTTACGACACCTTGGTCAGAGATTACATCAGATACCCGAAaccaattttcttttcggaATACGGTTGCAACAAGATCCTTCCCAGGCTATTTCAAGAGGTGGCCAGCATCTATTCTGCCAAAATGGCCGACGTGTTTTCTGGTGGACTGGTGTATGAGTTCGCACAGGAGCCCAACAATTACGGATTGGTCGATTATGACGAAGATGGCAACGTCAGGCTCTTGCCGGATTACTAcactttcaagaaaaggCTTGCTAAAGTCCGCGATCCAATGCTCAACAAGCCAGATAGCAGAATGAAAGGCTTTGGGTCCTTTGGCTCTAAACGGACGGCACCCACAACACAAAAGCCTCGAATCTGCTTGCAACAGTACGAAAATATTGATGTTAGTCGTGGTCTTCCCCGGCCAGTTGCCAGGGGTATCCAGAGATCGAACAAAGGTACAAAAAGAGCAGGTTTTGTTGCTTTGTCTAAGACTGACTACGTGTCAAAGTACAAGATTTTCAACGTGGATGGATCGCTATTGGTTGCCAATCCCACAGTTGCAATCGCACaggaaaatgatgatgaccCTGATCCTGTAGGGAGACACTATATTTGGAGCAGCAAGGCCACTAGCATAGCCACACCTGCAATAATAGCCATGGCTACATGTATAGTTGTAATGTTGTTGACACGCTGACCCACCCGAGAATAATTAGCTGCTACTGATGATACAGAAAAGGCCATTGACATGAAAGAATCCTATTAAAACacataaagaaaaaaatgaagccCAGGTggataagaagaaataagCACATACGTAACTAGCAAATATGTACACGTTGCAATTTCCGCTTAATAAACAAATCCCAAGATCTTACCAGAAACGTGCTTTCTCTTAGCTTCCTCGTGATCCATGATACCAGCGGAAGTGGTCAAGATAATGTATCCGAATTGTCTGGCTGGCAACAAGTTGTCAGTCCACTTTTCAACCTCGTTAATCTTGACATTGAATCTTGGCATGATGACGCCAACCTTATTCAATCTACCGTTCAATTGAACGACAACCTTTCCGGATCTGTGGTCATCGATATACTCGAATTCGCCAATGTAGCCTAaggggaaaagaaaaatattttgttagTATAATCTTCCAAATGCTATAAATGATATTTAACTAAAGCCTCGCCATATTTCACGTAACGTTCTGCAAAAGAATTATAGtcggaaaaaagaaaaactgtCGAGGAAAAGTAAACGGTTGAGAAAATGGTTGAACTCTAGTAAGGAGTCCTTTCAAAACCGTGTAAGAATCGATTCCTGGCTTTTATCTTCCGAAAAGTTAAAAGACAACAAGTGACTGATAAACAGGTCATGAAGCATAGTATGCAACAAACCCGACAGCAAGCCATCCAGTTATCATTCCGGTGTTTGAGGATTATGAAAATGACTAAAAAGAATTTGCAAACGTTAAGGAAACAAATACGATATGGCtgttttcaaatacttaCCATGCTTTTGAATAACACGCAAAAACTTCAAGATGACCTTGGATGAAGGTCTGATAAGAACTTGTCTTTTACCGTTTTTCTCGGCATTTGTGATTGTCTTAAGAGCGTCTGCAAGAGCTGAAGTTCTACCCATTTTGAATTAATATTGAACCTGCACCAATAGAAGTTGTATATGTTAGTATGCTTAAGTTTTTTCCAtgatcaaacaaaaaaggggaaaaaaaggcaaaTAAATCCCAAGGGTTTTTCTTTGTGTGCACTCTTTTGTAAgcaaattattttcttgtatCTCAAACAAAATGGTTTCTCGACTTGATTTTAGTTCAACCTAATCGACAGGAATGAAAAGTTAAAACCCCATGAGTGTCCCTTAGGATTCATGAAGTGAAACTTCATCAAAGAGATGAAATTCAACTTAGAGAAGGTGTTACAGTACTGAAATCTTCATTGTAACAGCAATAAAAAACTATTAGGCATTATCAGATATTCTCAAgtattcttcaaaagaacATCCACTATTGCTTAATCGTCTTCAGTGACCTGTAATTCTTTTCCTAGCACTTTCCGCCCGGCCAAAAGTATAATGCAAAGCCTGATGCATTATGCTTTACTCTAACCTTCACATACTGATCTGTTAGTTTGTAAGgaaatttgttgatgaagattaAGAGAAATATTTGAGGTAAACAGAATTCACATAGTAAGCTGTTCAATAAAGATGTGGGAATTTCTCcctatttatattttttgaaactcgctgaaaattttttctccatttcGACGTTCGCTCTCGGCAGAAACTATCAACAAACGGTACCTGGAGTATTTATGTTATTACGTAAGCACGCTAGATAAAGTTGAGAAATCAAATCTATCTTCAAACATGCGATCAGCAAAATACAGTTCAACAGTTATTCACTTTTGTTATcgtttgtttttcttttagacttggtcaaaaaaatgccatGTATGAGTCAATGCCAACTAGTGAAcaggaagagaaaagaatttCTTTGGAGTTATTTCAGAAAATTCGTCCCATATGTGTCCGTCTAACTGAGTTAACATTAACAAATGGAGATGTTAGTGGATTATCAAAGAGAATTCGGTCATTAAAAGGTCTATCAACAGCGCTAACTGAATTTTTTAGTACAAGGGGAGATGGTATAAGCATAACGTTAAACTTGGCAGACTACATATTTTTCCCAATCTCACAGTTCTTGGGGAAAAATGCCATTTCGGATTCAGAACTTGAGAATTGTCTTTATATTGTGGACAGTATAGCGACGCATTGCTGGACAAAGCCTGGACATCTTAATACAAAGCTATTTGAGCAGTTGATTTCCTTGGTTTCCGTGTTGATAGGCGGTGAACCCGATAATGTTGATATTTCAGGGCATTCAGAGGAAGTCATACAGAATGGTGTTTCTTGCATAAAGCATCTTATGATTGGCTGTCAGAACCAAGCTGATAGTTTTAAAACAGTCCTTTCACAGAAAAAGATATTTCAATCTATTCTTGCACATACTATTAGTGTACTCTTAGAATGTTCACTCAAATGTCCAAAGCTTGAGGCAAAATTAGATAGTCTAAGAGCTCTTAACGTGATAATGAATGTATTTGAAGATGGAGAATCACTAGCTCTTATCTTGCCTGGGATAATGTCAGTTATTGCAAAACTTATAAAGTCAAAGCCGCATTATCTCGTTGTCGTAGATGTGCTCAAATTGATGTCTTCAATAATGTCTATTACTTTCAGTGATTTTGATCTTGGTGTGGTAAGTGAACAGCCCAAAAGCCTGGAAGATCTCAAGCATATGATTAACGtacgaaaagaagatgaagcgATTACAGAAGTCAGTGATAATCCTTATGGTGTCGACAATGCCTACAGAAATGAACAGTGGCTAGAAAGCACACTTCCACACTTAAAAGACGCATTCAAAATCATACTAGCCGAGAATTCGGATTGGCTCGAACGTCAGAATTACAGAGAAGCTGTTTTGCATTTGGACATGACCATTTTAAGAAACTGTATCATCACTTGCAGGTGCATTATTCCAATTTTGCTTAGATCTTTGGCTATTTTGGATTCGTATGACGATTTGTCTGAGCAGTATCTGGAATCGTTGACATTTGGGCCGAATGTCCCCATACTAAGCACTAGTATGAAAGAGTTATTTGGAAGTGAGCTCAGGCAGTTATCGTTTAATTTGGCATCGCCAGATTCCTCAAGAGTTCGTGCATCAGTCTCTTCAATAACATTTGCTGTTAAGATTCTCATTGAATTAAAGATGTTTGATTCTTATTCAACGAGACAATTGCTTACTCATATTCACTCTGCGATGGCATCAATACTCATAGAGCGTAATTCAGCATCTGCGAAAAAACCGTTGTTGATATCTTCGAACAAATCTTCTCCGGCCGAGTATCAATCTGAATTATCAATTATAACATCTGACTATGTCACAGGATCAATTTCAAGTGACTCGGAGGAGACATCGCCATTTATTGGAGTTTTTGAACCTTCATCTGAGCGAGCAATCATCAAATTACTCGAAATTGCAGCTTCTGCACCACGAGTAGTTTCTACGCTGGAGCAACTGTTAATGGATTATGATTTAGCACAAAACTCTATCAGTGTGGTGATGCAAAAAGGTGTTCTTTTATGGATGGAAGACATAATTTTGAAGAGTAGAAAATCTAGTGTACTACTGAATTCTGATGCGGAGGCATATATGGATTTCTCTGACTCTGAAGATGGATTGTCGTTGACAAACGTACAGGATGATGTTTATCACCTACTTGAGAATGCAACAAATATTCTAGAGGTGAACTCCAACACCATTGTTCCAGGTATTGGATGGGTGAGCTCCTCAATAATAGGATTACGTGCAATTGGTGACTCGTGTACAATTCTGGGAGGTGCGttcaaagaagaattgaTTGATGTCCTTTTTCCGGTTATTGAGTGTTTGGCCTCTGCAAATGAAGCTGTTCGTATAGCGGCACAACATGTAACACTACTTCTTGCGAGAACTTTGTATGGTGGCTCGGTTAGAAATCTTATAAAGAGCAACAGCGATTATTTATTGGATTCGCTCTCTTTGCGTTTGACTGGTGAATCGCTTAATCCACGGCTTCCAGTTATATTAGTTGTTCTAATAAAAATTGGTGGGCCGGATCTCTTGAATCAATTGGATGATGTGATTACTGCGATGTTCACACTCTTGGACTTGTATTATGGTTATACATCTCTATGCGAAGGCTTTTTCACAGTTTTCTCTGTATGCATTGATGAGTTGAAGAAAGGACACTTTCACGATTTCGATTTTCTTCAGATCGAGTCAGAGTTTCAAGAGATAATTCAATGTATCATGAACCGTGGGGCATGAAGACATTGGATCAGGTATACAAGTATTTAAATACGAATTCTGacattgatgatgatgatgatgacgatgacgACGACGACGACGATAATACGATTATTGAAGAAATTGCAAGTGATCAGCTGAAAAATGGATTTTCGGGAATTGGAAAAGGGAACGAGGAGTCTGATTCCAAAAATGAGCATCCAGATATTCATGATGAAGCTGAAAAATGGGTCTCACCGTTAGACCAGAAGACATataatcttcttcttgatatGTTGGAATATGCCGAAAGATTGGCAAAGCACAGATCTGTTAGTTTAACATTGATAACATTAAAACTTGTCAACAAGATTATTCCTTTAATTGCCACCCAGAGATCCAGCTTTTTACCTGTTGCTGCAACCGTATGGGATTATGTGTGcagctttttgtttgataCAGATGATGCACGGGTTATAACATGCGCAATCGCTGTTTTGAAGAATATTACAAGATTTGCCAATACTTTTATGAGCTCCAGATTTATCAAATTATTCAATGACATAGATGCCAATAGCTCTTACAGTAAATTGTTATTGAGATGGAAGGACTACCGGATGAAACTACTTAATAAAGCCGATTCTAATAAGGTGGTTCTTAATCGTACGAGTACTTCCCTTAACTGGGATCAGGAGTTGTTTAATTCAATTTGTGACTTTTATCAGTATTCTTTACAAAAACTAGGCCGCTTTGTTCCAAATGATGTGGCTACAAAAATTGTCAGTATTACCGTTGTTTATGACCCTAATGAATCTCATTATGGATATTTCGATGATCTTGTGGAGTACATCAAGATGGACGAGAACATTTTATAGAATATTCGATATCATATTAGTTCAccataattattttatctttctaACTAAGGCACTTTTTCGTAATATCAAGCtttgcatcttcttttttttggtttctcTCCCAAAGTATGGTAATGTTGGTGAAGCAAAAGAGTAAATACTTTAAAGacttttactttattttcatttgcaGTATTCGAACAGATGATTATCGTTCCACGAATTCTCAAGATTTGTACAGCGGAATTGAGGGACAATAAATAGCAATTGATTTACATAAAATTTATCGGAGAAATGAAGTACAGATAAGGGGTTGATTATTCAACATGtaaattatatttctttaCTAATGGGTTCTAATCTTGAACGGAATCACATCTTAAACATATTCTGTGTACTTCAATAAACATTTCCATCACAAATGTTAGTCCTGCCAaaatacaacaaaaagTCATGCTGCATGATCACGTGACCAAGCCAAAAGTTGCAATCGGAAAAATACACATTTAAAGCTGACAACCGCAGGACTGCCTATCTAACATACTTGGactaaatatatttatttcattatgcTAGTTAGATAAGTTGGACATACCATTAAATGAGTTCTTTAAGGTCTATATGTTGATTTCAATAGAATCTTAATGATTCACTGAATTATGAAATGAATAGGCGCTAATAAAATGCCGCTTACACAAGCAAAGACGCTAGTATTTAGCAATATGCTAGTGGAGAAGTTCAGCGTATTCTGAATAGAGTACAAATTATATGCTATCCGGAACTTCAAGGAATACTATGGAAAGAGAGTGTGTAAAAAACTCCAAAATTATTTAtcttaattttttggcTGTAACGATAAGCTGAAGGCGCGATCAAAGCCGGTTGGTCCCCATTACACATTTCTGCACGTATTACTTTATTGAGGTCAATTAATCGATACAACTGgacagaagaagcaaagaagCAAGCGATAAAGGAATTCATTGATCTGAGAGTAAGAAACTATTCAAATATCGAAATATCAACTTTTAATATATCACCATTATCGACgttttttcatcatctctCTAAAAGAGCACTAGGAACGATCATGACTGGAGGCGGTGAATCGCCACTTATAAGAGAGGCTACACATGCCGGAACATGGTATGTTGGTACACCCAGTGTTTTAGATCGTCAATTGGATCAATTTCTCAACGGCAAAACCAAAATTATCGATGGTGCTCGTATTTTATTAGGTCCACATGCTGGATATTCGTACGCCGGTCCAACATTGGCAAAAGCATATGGGGCGTTTGATCCATCTAAGGTCAAGAGAGTCTTCATCATGGGACCATCGCATCATGTGTATTTCTCTGGCTCTGTTATGACATCAAAATTCGATGCTTACGATACTCCTCTGGGAAAGATTCCGGTTGATAAAGAGACAATATCTGTTTTAATGAAGAAGGACCCCAAGATGTTTAAGCAGATGAGTTTCCAGgctgatgaggatgaacaTTGCTTTGAAATGCACATGCCTTTCCTTTATAAGGTGACGGAGAATTCTCCAAACGGTGTTCCCAAAATTATTCCAATCATGATATCCGACTCGAACGAGAAATTGGAGCGAAAACTTGCCAAGGATTTGCAGCcgtattttgaaaataaggaGAATGCATTCATAATAACATCCGACTTCTGCCATTGGGGTTTCCGATTTGATTACACTGCCTACACTGCAGATGGAAAAGTTGACTCCTTAACAAGTGATCCAAGAGTCCCGAAAGGAGGAATACCAATTTATCAAAGTATCGAGGCCATGGACAAAAAGGGAATGAAGGTTGCCTCGACAGGATCATACAACGATTTCAGAAAGTATCTTAGTGTGACCGGAAATACTATATGTGGTGCAAAACCTTTAAGTGTCCTTCTTGCTATAATGGAAAAGTACTATCAGCAAGAAGCTGATGATAAATTCCAATGGAATGGATATGCTCAAAGCTCTCATGTGATAAATCCAATGGACAGTAGCGTGAGCTACGCTAGTGGTTACGCTGTAATTTGAAGCTGGAGAAATGCCTTTATGTGTCTTTAATGAATTTTATGTTTGGTTGATCTGGGTCCTTTTTTTGTCACGTGATTATGTACGTATGGCCACCGATTCGGCGTCTacaaattttattttctttaattttcgAAGTTTCAgttcatttttaattttttcttcttgcccGATTCAGCATTCTCAGGGATGCAACCGTGACTTATAATACATGCAAATTAAAATTTAGCGCCAGCCAtgatttattattattggGGATAGATTAGACAATGTTTAGGAAAGTTAATCGAGAGTGATCAGACAGGTATTAGGAATATTTAACGTATGGTGGCTGTTTTAAAAACTAATCTTTGCTATTTCACCCATTGCTATCGAACCGAAGTATGCAATCCCTTTCGAAAgccaaaagaaataatgtTGAAAAGTGGATTGCACAAAATTATTGCTTAGAGGAAAAACTGACATCGGAGGAGAAGTACAATGTAATCTACAAACAGAAATTTAAACTTGACAAAAACCTGAACTTTGAGCACGATGATAAAGAGAACACAATTGAAAATGGACCAAAAATCACAAAGTCGCAGCCCAGTAAGGAGAGTTTGAGTGCCCCAAAAGTGGAGGAAGAACAGTCTATTCCTATAACTCTGGTATTGGAGTGCAAGCAAACAGAAATATGGattccattttcaaaagtcACAGATCCACTTTTAAGGCCTCAAGTGTTTCGGCATCATCAAATCAAACTTGAGGAATCTGAAAACAACCAAGAATACAACATCACGGAAAATTTTTGCTGTCCTCCAAGTCCACATGAGGaggaaataaaagaaatacatCGAAATTCTGGAAAGTGGATTAGGCAATCCAGCTTAAAACCCAGATTTCAAAGATGCCGACGAGACACCGAGAGTGAGTTTGCTTTATGCAGACTTTGCCCGCACAAGAAATGGATTCCGACTTTATGGTTTGAACAACATATGGCATTGGCACATGGTATTCTGGCGTTTAAGGATTATAGTGAATCAGTAACAACTGTCGCATTGCCAGAACCCAAGGGTCTTTTTTGTATTCATCAAACAAAGAATTTCAAGAGGTATTATTGTCAG includes the following:
- the KGD1 gene encoding 2-oxoglutarate dehydrogenase E1 component (BUSCO:EOG09260AZA), which codes for MLRLSRTLPAIRALKRCRLSNTRVSMPVTASHFGEVSRPYASSTMGPDSFLQGDAANYVDEMYESWLKDPSSVHVSWDAYFRNLKNGAAPTAAFTAPPTLIPGPIGSLSMVPSTQTASNEDILTHLKAQLLVRAYEVRGHQKAHLDPLGMSFGDSKTLHIPKELTPEYYKFTEADLEKEIALGPGILPNFVKHGIKSMKLKEVISTCERLYCGKYAVEYIHIPSRERCDWIRQRIEIPQPYKFTADQKRQILDRLIWSCEFENFLATKYPNDKRFGLEGAESVVPGMKALIDTSVDLGVEDVVIGMPHRGRLNMLANVVRKPAEAIFSEFSGSTPQDEGSGDVKYHLGMNYVRPTTSGKSVNLSIVANPSHLEAEDPVVLGRTRALQHFKNDVGEFNKALGVLFHGDAAIAAQGVVYESMAFSHLPAFSTGGTVHVIVNNQIGFTTNPEFGRSTRYPSDIAKAFDAPVFHVNADDVEAVVFMFNLAAEWRETFHSDVFLDIVGYRKHGHNETDQPSFTQPLMYKRIAQKKQVLELYEKQLRDEGFFTDADIDEHKQWVWKKLQALFDKAREYTPESREWLTAPWEGFKSPRELAREILPHLPTAVDEATLKSIGRVISTPPEGFKIHRNLKRVLKSRLKSIDAGKGIDWSTGEALALGSLALEGYHVRVTGEDVERGTFSQRHAVLHDQDSGATYVPLKHIGASQGDFVISNSPLSEYGALGYEYGYSLASPDAFVEWEAQFGDFANNAQCIIDQFIAAGESKWKQRSGLVMSLPHGYDGQGPEHSSARIERYLELCNEEPRVFPSPEKLDRQHQDCNMQVAYPTTPASLFHLMRRQMHRQFRKPLIIFFSKSLLRHPLARSDLSEFTGDSHFPWIIEDKELGNSINDKPGIKRLVLCSGQVYATLFKKREDLGDRETAFLKVEQFHPFPYALLRDAFKTYPALEDLVWCQEEPLNMGAYWYMKPRLNATLKEAGVDLPLRYAGRDPSASIATGNKKRHHAEEEAFLAQVWNK
- a CDS encoding uncharacterized protein (SECRETED:SignalP(1-19)~CAZy:GH72); translated protein: MKISLSLFATLNLAALCLAIHPIQIHERHFYDSVTGKPFFIKGVDYQPGGSSGVSSENDPLSDIEKCSRDIYLFQNLGINTIRVYSINPDLDHDKCMTLLAEAGMYLILDVNSPMGHQHLNRYEPWSTYNEQYMSHVFKVVTQFSAYNNTLAFFAGNEVVNDRVSAKVSPVYIKAVIRDMKDFMRRNSMRKVPVGYSAADDLDYRISLAQYLACYDTSTDDQVDFYGVNTYQWCGQQTFYSSGYDTLVRDYIRYPKPIFFSEYGCNKILPRLFQEVASIYSAKMADVFSGGLVYEFAQEPNNYGLVDYDEDGNVRLLPDYYTFKKRLAKVRDPMLNKPDSRMKGFGSFGSKRTAPTTQKPRICLQQYENIDVSRGLPRPVARGIQRSNKGTKRAGFVALSKTDYVSKYKIFNVDGSLLVANPTVAIAQENDDDPDPVGRHYIWSSKATSIATPAIIAMATCIVVMLLTR
- the RPS22A_1 gene encoding ribosomal 40S subunit protein S22A; translated protein: MGRTSALADALKTITNAEKNGKRQVLIRPSSKVILKFLRVIQKHGYIGEFEYIDDHRSGKVVVQLNGRLNKVGVIMPRFNVKINEVEKWTDNLLPARQFGYIILTTSAGIMDHEEAKRKHVSGKILGFVY
- a CDS encoding uncharacterized protein (BUSCO:EOG09260KGS); this encodes MYESMPTSEQEEKRISLELFQKIRPICVRLTELTLTNGDVSGLSKRIRSLKGLSTALTEFFSTRGDGISITLNLADYIFFPISQFLGKNAISDSELENCLYIVDSIATHCWTKPGHLNTKLFEQLISLVSVLIGGEPDNVDISGHSEEVIQNGVSCIKHLMIGCQNQADSFKTVLSQKKIFQSILAHTISVLLECSLKCPKLEAKLDSLRALNVIMNVFEDGESLALILPGIMSVIAKLIKSKPHYLVVVDVLKLMSSIMSITFSDFDLGVVSEQPKSLEDLKHMINVRKEDEAITEVSDNPYGVDNAYRNEQWLESTLPHLKDAFKIILAENSDWLERQNYREAVLHLDMTILRNCIITCRCIIPILLRSLAILDSYDDLSEQYLESLTFGPNVPILSTSMKELFGSELRQLSFNLASPDSSRVRASVSSITFAVKILIELKMFDSYSTRQLLTHIHSAMASILIERNSASAKKPLLISSNKSSPAEYQSELSIITSDYVTGSISSDSEETSPFIGVFEPSSERAIIKLLEIAASAPRVVSTLEQLLMDYDLAQNSISVVMQKGVLLWMEDIILKSRKSSVLLNSDAEAYMDFSDSEDGLSLTNVQDDVYHLLENATNILEVNSNTIVPGIGWVSSSIIGLRAIGDSCTILGGAFKEELIDVLFPVIECLASANEAVRIAAQHVTLLLARTLYGGSVRNLIKSNSDYLLDSLSLRLTGESLNPRLPVILVVLIKIGGPDLLNQLDDVITAMFTLLDLYYGYTSLCEGFFTVFSVCIDELKKGHFHDFDFLQIEDNSMYHEPWGMKTLDQVYKYLNTNSDIDDDDDDDDDDDDDNTIIEEIASDQLKNGFSGIGKGNEESDSKNEHPDIHDEAEKWVSPLDQKTYNLLLDMLEYAERLAKHRSVSLTLITLKLVNKIIPLIATQRSSFLPVAATVWDYVCSFLFDTDDARVITCAIAVLKNITRFANTFMSSRFIKLFNDIDANSSYSKLLLRWKDYRMKLLNKADSNKVVLNRTSTSLNWDQELFNSICDFYQYSLQKLGRFVPNDVATKIVSITVVYDPNESHYGYFDDLVEYIKMDENIL